A genomic window from Nitrosopumilus sp. includes:
- a CDS encoding uracil-DNA glycosylase, with amino-acid sequence MSLETIKLNVINCIKCELCKTRTKAVPGKGNFQSDVVFVGEAPGRNEDKKGEPFVGVAGKKLSDALEEADVSRKEVYITNIVKCRPPNNRVPNKIERETCQDYIRQEISIIKPKIICVLGNTAFNSMLGGSEITKFRGKVVRKDNQLYFLTVHPAATIYNQELVTVLNNDIKKLFYTINELKNNKEIQIDIEYTT; translated from the coding sequence ATGAGTCTGGAAACAATCAAACTAAATGTAATCAATTGTATAAAATGTGAACTATGTAAGACAAGAACAAAAGCCGTACCAGGTAAAGGCAATTTTCAATCAGATGTGGTTTTTGTAGGAGAAGCACCAGGAAGAAATGAAGATAAAAAAGGGGAACCATTTGTAGGAGTTGCAGGTAAAAAACTCTCAGATGCACTTGAAGAAGCAGATGTATCAAGGAAAGAAGTGTACATTACAAACATTGTAAAATGCAGACCTCCAAACAACAGAGTTCCAAATAAAATTGAAAGAGAGACATGCCAGGATTATATCAGACAAGAAATTTCCATAATCAAACCAAAAATAATTTGTGTTTTGGGAAATACTGCATTTAATTCAATGTTAGGTGGTTCTGAGATTACAAAATTTCGAGGAAAAGTGGTAAGAAAGGACAATCAGTTATATTTTCTAACAGTTCATCCAGCTGCAACAATTTATAATCAAGAATTAGTAACGGTGTTAAATAACGATATTAAAAAATTATTTTACACAATAAATGAATTAAAAAACAATAAGGAGATACAAATAGACATTGAGTATACTACATAG
- a CDS encoding DNA-3-methyladenine glycosylase, with product MSILHREFYLHDTVTVAKNILGKKIIRKIGNQIISGIITETEAYRHTDDPASHAFRKITNRNKVMFGKVGVAYVYFTYGMHYCFNIVARNPRIAAGAVLIRAIKPEKGIDRMLINRNNVNLKNLTNGPAKLAQALQITKELYGLDLTKKSKLYISDGIKPKKIIASPRIGIKEAKDKLWNFKIII from the coding sequence TTGAGTATACTACATAGAGAATTTTATTTACATGATACAGTTACTGTTGCAAAAAACATACTAGGTAAAAAAATTATTAGAAAAATAGGAAATCAAATAATATCAGGAATCATTACAGAAACTGAAGCATACAGACATACAGATGATCCCGCAAGTCATGCATTTAGAAAGATTACAAATAGAAATAAGGTAATGTTTGGAAAAGTTGGTGTTGCATACGTATATTTTACATATGGAATGCATTATTGTTTTAATATTGTAGCAAGGAATCCAAGAATTGCAGCAGGTGCAGTGCTTATTCGTGCAATAAAGCCTGAAAAAGGAATTGATAGGATGTTAATAAACAGAAATAACGTAAATTTGAAAAATCTTACAAATGGTCCTGCGAAACTAGCACAAGCACTTCAGATAACAAAAGAACTTTACGGTCTGGATTTGACAAAAAAATCAAAACTATATATCTCTGATGGAATAAAACCAAAAAAAATCATTGCATCACCAAGAATAGGAATCAAAGAAGCGAAAGACAAATTGTGGAATTTTAAAATAATAATTTAA
- a CDS encoding VTT domain-containing protein, giving the protein MDFIDLFPFAPEVGYLSLSLVNFFGSLIPFVPLPGFLLLATMSVGDTFDLHILALSSAITATAAKQIIFYVSYGGRKIINEKTRKRMRPFERLVKRYGAAAAFFAAATPIPDDLVYVPLGLAKYDPRRFFIATLTGKIVLSYVIVLISHYLGLSLVEPFLENIDDATPVYIGIIIFGVMMTVAIVLLLRLDWARILGRFAPWTLDENQED; this is encoded by the coding sequence GTGGATTTTATTGACCTGTTTCCATTTGCGCCGGAAGTGGGTTATCTCAGTCTATCTTTAGTGAATTTCTTTGGCTCTCTAATCCCATTTGTTCCATTGCCTGGATTTCTGCTTTTAGCAACCATGTCCGTAGGTGATACATTTGATCTTCATATCTTGGCATTATCATCTGCAATTACTGCTACTGCTGCAAAACAAATAATCTTCTATGTAAGTTATGGAGGAAGAAAAATTATCAATGAAAAGACTAGAAAACGAATGCGTCCATTTGAAAGATTAGTTAAAAGATATGGCGCAGCAGCTGCATTTTTTGCTGCTGCAACTCCAATTCCTGATGATTTGGTATATGTTCCACTGGGTTTGGCAAAGTATGATCCTAGACGATTCTTCATTGCAACTCTTACTGGAAAAATTGTTCTTAGTTATGTGATAGTTTTGATTTCTCATTATCTTGGACTGTCATTAGTAGAACCATTTCTTGAAAATATAGATGATGCAACTCCTGTATACATTGGAATAATTATTTTTGGAGTTATGATGACTGTGGCAATTGTGTTGCTTTTGAGATTAGATTGGGCAAGAATTCTTGGAAGATTTGCCCCTTGGACTTTGGATGAGAACCAAGAAGATTAA